The segment CGTTTTGGGGTTGTGGCTGTGCCTGAGTTAAACACTAGCCCCACATGCAGCCCACTGGGTTGGCAGGGTGCAGCCTGGGCTCACGGCACCGGGCTGGatgctgccctggggcaggcttGGCTTGCTCCTGACTGAGCTGGACTAGAGGGTTGTTCAGAGGTTGCTCAGGGGACAGAGAACGGCAGAGCTGTTTCCTAGGACGATTCTTGTCCTCCTCTGGAGCCAGCCCTTCCGCAGCTCTCGCTTCTTTTGGGTTGATTTTCCCCCCTCAACCCCCCAGGGACAAACCTCTTCCCCACCTTTACCATCTCACAGTGCAGAGCACCTTACAGATAGGACACTGGCTGTGCTAGCGTGGAGGGGGGGCTTCCTGCAGGACCCACCCTGCAGAGACACTTTGATCAGGTTTTCAAGGCCCGCTGTGTCTCTCGACAGGCTGGACCCAGCCCTGGTGCGTCCTGGCCGCGTGGATCTCAAGCAGTACGTGGGCCATTGCTCCCGCTGGCAGCTTGCCTGCATGTTCCAGCGCTTCTACCCCGAGCAGCCCCTGGCTGCAGCTGAGCGGTTTGCAGAGCAGGCACTGGTGGTCTCCAAACAGATCAGTGCTGCCCAGGTGCAGGGCCACTTCATGCTCTACAAGACGGACCCTGAAGGAGCCATTTCAAACATACGCTCCATCCTGCTGTGACCAGGGGCCAGCTTTCCCCTGCCacgctgagagaactgggacaaGGATGTGACCATCCCAGGGATGCCGTGAAGCTGCCCAGCTGTGCAGGCCAGGTCTCTGTTCACCTCTCCTCACCAAGGTCTTGACTTTTTCTTAAAACACGGGGAGAGTCAGAGCTCCAGCcttgcagcagggagagggaactGTCTCTTGCTGCTCCCCAGGCTTGGGTGCTGCTGCACTGGCCCTGCTGACTGGTGTGTGCCTCATGCTGGGATTGCCCTAAGCTGCCAAGGCTCCTGGATGTGACTCCCTTTCCTTGTGGGGCAGCCTGGGGGTGCCCCAGAAGGGCATTTCTCTGGGGCAGGACATTGGGGTGCTGCATTGGTAAAGAGCTCCTGGTCTTTGACGGGACAGTGGTCTTCACTAATTTGTGAATATCCTCTGGAAAGTGAACAACGCAGCTCTTAGCTCTCTGGTCCCTTTGCCTGTTAGTTGCCCCACTATCCAACTGCTGGTCCAGAGCCCTCCTGACCAGGGCCTGGCACAGCCAGTACTGCAAAttgagtgtttcagaaaaaagcaGCTCCCAACAGACAGTTCGTTGTCCCTCGGGCTGCAGGCTGGtgccacagctcctgccctgctgggtTGTGATGCCAACAGATCTGCTTGGACATCGTTCCTGAGTGGGCATGACTGTCCCTTCTGTCAGAGGAGGAGGTGTGGGGGCCTGAGCTACTGCAGGCCTGTGTGTGGGGGCAGATGAGAGGCTCTGGCTGGTTACAGAATATGTTCACAAGAGCTTGATGTTAACCCCAATGTGAATTTCTGCAGCCAGGCCAGCCCCATGCAAGGTGCAGAAATGCCCCTTGGAGGTGACAACTGCTCTCCTTTGAGCAGGTGAGGCCATTCCAGCAGGTGAGGGCCTGTGTGGCTGAAGGAGGGATTTGGCCCGCTGCTGGCAGTCTCACAGCCTTTTCCCTGTCACTGGACTTCCTTCCTGCCAGGAGCAAACGCCCTGGATGGGCTGGTAGAGCCACAGGTGCCTGAAATGCAATCGAGAAGTGGGCAGGTTTTGCATCTCCTTCCCAAGGCCATGGAGCCAGGGGTCAGGGTGTGCATGCTGACCCACAGAACAAGCCAGCCAGAGCCTCTCCCCTCTCCAGTCCCAGTGTCCCAAAATCAACTTCCCCAGAGCCAGCCCCAAGTTCAGGTCCTCGCTTTGGGGTCTGCATCACCTTGGTGGGGTTGGGGGAGCTGGTACCACACCAAACCCAAACTGCTGAGTCACTGCTCAGCTGTCTTGGCTCTGCCCTGCAGGCAGGGGCCCAGCTGATGCCACCTGGCTGAATTTCAGCTCAAACAGGCACTGCTTTGATGCAATCCTGGACTTGCACAAATGTTTCTGGAAGCGAAGGGCTGATTCTGTGGCTATGGAGGGGGAGTGGGGGATGTCTCTAGTGACGCAGGGTGGCTCCTGGAGCAGGGTGGTGCTGTTGGCATCTCAAACCCTGTGCTCGGCTGTCCCGCGGAGGCTGACTGCTTggatccagcctcctcagtcaaAGCTGGGGATCAAAACTGGCCAGTGAGTGACTGCAAATGTCTCACAGCAATTCAGGACGATGGGGTAGTGGGGAGGGAGAGCCAGAGGGGCCCAATGCCACCACACAAGAGCACATGCAACATCTCTCACTGCTTGCTTTTAATAGTGTTAATGCTACAGCCTCCACCGGTGCCCTTCAGCCCGAATACTTTTGCCAGTTAAGCCTCACAACAGCCCTGTGAGGTAGGTGGGTAACACAGGCGGACACCAAGCAAGGAGCCCCAGGGCAGGGTGCAGGCTCCATTCCTCTCCTCTGACCtggaggtttgttttgtttagccCAAATTAATTTCCACACAGTTGCAAAATGTCCTCTGCTCCAGGCTGACAGCAGTGAGCAAGAAAGATGAGGGCCCTTCCTAAAACTCTACTCCCAGGAAAAACCATCCCCTCTAATATGCCTAGCATTTGATTGAAGTTACGCAAGTCTTCGCTCACTCTGATTTCCATGGCTGAACTCCCATCCTCcaaacacagcacagcagctttCCTGCTGAGCGTAAGCCTGGCTCACTGGAAGAAGTGAAGGAGCTTCAGCTGCTGTGAGGGGCAGGGATCTTCGTGTTTCTTTCAGGTAATGATCAAATGCCTTTCTTGGAGCACAGCAGTTTCACAAGTGAatgcaggaggcagcagaacaAGCATCAATGTCAGATAGTTTACACCTTTTCACCCAAGTGTGGGCAGGTCATTCACCCAGGAACCAGCTGGAACAAGGACAGAGTGAGCACTGAAGAAAAATCGGGACTCTTCAGGGAGCGAGTGCTCAGCCCTTGTCCCCAGCAGGGCACAACATCTGGCTCTGAGATCCCCAAGCCCAGGACAGGTAGTGTAGGCTCAGAccgaggggagaaaaaaaataatgcttttagaGTATTGAACCAGTGTTgggaaactgaaatacagaaggtTCTTGGGCAGCGGGTTAAACCAACCCCTTCAGGACAAGGTCAGGCGTGGAGAGTGCAGGGCAGCAGGTTAGGAGGACCTGTTCAAGAGAGCTTCTGTGCACCCTTTGTGTGCCAAAGGATCAGCCTGGCAGATACAGCACGAATGCCCCCCCAGGCGGCACACAGCCCTTGGTTTCCGAGGGATCTCACCCAAGGCTCTGGCAAGCCCATCGTGGTGCAGCCATTTTTGCACTCAGCAGGAGAAGGAAGACAATAACAACCCATGTGGGGCCAAAAGAGAGGTGGGGGCACAAGGCACAAACAAGTGTGAAGGAATTAGTACTGTCTGGGTGAGTCAGACAGCTTACACTGAGCCAGGCAAAGCAGGGACTGGGGAGCCCTCCTGCCACCCAGGTGTGCCAGGGGAAGGTCTCTGCCCCGGCCCTGGGCGTAGGGAGCAAGGAGGGGAGCGAGCAATACCAGGGATCAACACCTTCGCTCCAAACAGCAAAGGACAGGAGCGAGAGGGCAGAGAAAACAAAGGGAACAGGCTCTCGAGAAGACCCAACAAATTAATTTAACAGCAGTGTCCCACTTCAGAGGCTTGGGATCACCCATCACTGCCCTGGAATGAGACACTATAAATCTGTGAAGCAGCAACAAAAGGAACTGCACCAAACTAGTTCAGACAGCAAATCCTCATTTCTTTGAAGCAAGATCAACTTGAAGATGAAAGGAGGGTAAGAGTATCCAAAATATTGCGGCATGTCTTCATTCTAGGCTGTTGGAAGCTTCAAGAGACAGCCTGGCCTTAGAGGGGGATCCCAACAGATACAGGTCGCAAAGCAGAGCGCTCTTCCCAGGTCTCCCCAACAGCTTCTGCCTGCACAAAAACAGCTGAAGGACAGGGCAGGAGCTCCAGCTAAATTCAGGCTTCCTGGGGGAGCAGGAGCCAACCCGAAGCCTCAGCCAGCCCTGACCTGCCAATGCGTTGACTTAAGCTTCATTTATCTCTTCTGGCTGGGACCGGGAAATGTCCTGTTGTACAATGGACTTGCCtggctgagcccatcagctgaACAGTCAGGGCTAGAGGAGAAGCGATGTTGTCTCCAAGGGACAGGGACAGCAGTTGAGAAGGTGCTCTGAGAAGGAATGGGGGACACAGTGAGCTGAGCTCCAGgctgctgccctggcacagcctcATCACTTGGCACCGCCATGGCTCTGCTGGGACACTGGCTTCCAGGGAAGGTCCCACCGCTCAGGCTCTGCCGTGGCACCATGCTGGGCTCAGCCCATTTGCTCTGTAGGCATGCACGTTTCTTGGCAGCTCACATACAGGGGTGATGACTGCAGGTCCCCAGTCAAGGATTCCTCTGTCCCCTGGGTCCTCTGAGACCAAGGCTGAAGTGATCTGTCAGGAGTCAACTTCTCCAACGCTAGTGACAGCCAGTCACTCATGCCAGGATGCTCCACTCTGCACATACTCTGGAGATACTGCCTGTCCCAAGCTGTGCCACATGGCAactgcctcctccctccccaggggTACAGTGTCTGCTTGCTACTGCTCCACAAGAGCCTTCACGATTCTCCCCAGAAacagctcttccctcctcccccagcccagctcctcaccACTCCTGCTAGGAGCCACTCTCCTTCTCAAGGAGATGGGCTTCTTGTCGTCCATTGGGCCTGAACACCCCTCGCCCTCTTGGCACTCTGGGGTAGGAACCACGCTCCTGGACTCTGGACCTCTCCCACCTCCCACAATCCCAGGGCCGGTGGTGGCCCTgccagctgggagctgctctgtGGTCGCTGCGGTTGAACGCCAGGttctccttctccctgccccgCGCCTCAGCCCCCTCCTCCGGGGTCCATCTCTCCTCATCACGGTGCTCCTCCTTCAAGTCCACTACCTCTGTTACTGGGGAGGGGTCTTCAGGGCACAACTCCTTTCTTTCAGCCAAGGCTGCAGCCCTGCTTCTGCTGAGAGGCTTTGGAAACTCCTGGCTGTGCCTCCCGCCGGGTCTCCGTTCTGGTCTCCGGCTGAAGCCCCTGGGCGCCCTGGAGCCATGGAGCGGATGACAGGCTTCCTCTGCGGGCTCCTGCAAGCCACGGCACGACTGCCCGCCCTGGCCTCTGGGGCCCGGCCTCTCCCCTCTGTGCCTCTCCCTCTTGCTCTGTTGCTCTCTGGGCACAGGAGGCCGCTCGGGCCGCCCAGGTTCTGCCTGGGCCTCCGGCACCCCGGCTGGCGCTGGAGCTGAGGCTTGGCTGGGCGGCTGGGGCACGTCCACAGCGCTTGCACTCACCGGCAGCTCAGAGGCAGCGGCTGCTTGGCCTGGATCGACAGCAGCTGGAGGCTGAAAGAAAGAAGCCACCGGTGAAGAAAGGCACAGGGGAGTCCCACAGCAGACGACAGCGCTTGGTCCTGCAGTCCAGGGCCCCCCTCGCCAGGTCTCTGCCCCCAGTGCCATACCGCCTGGAGGCTGATGAAGTAACGGTTCCTCTCTGCTTCAGGGTCAATGATGCCCCCTTTCTCTTGCTGTCTCTTGAAAATTAAGCGtagctcttcctgctgctgcagtgtctTGGCATCCGGCCTGTACATCTCCTGAGCAGCAGAAAGCAAGGCAGGGTAAGGGCTCTCTCAACACCTAGCACGGGTAGGCAGCTGGCAGTGCTAACAGCTACTCCCCAAACCCTCCTCTGATCACACAGTGCCCAGGCAACCTGCTTCCCATTGCTGCATTTGACCAGgcctacagaatcacagaatcattcaggttggaaaagacccttgggatcatcgagtccaaccatcagccctactctacaaagttctcccctacaccacatcccccaacatcacatccaaatgacccttaaacacatacagggatggtgactccaccacctccctgggcagcctattccactgtctgaccactctttctgtgaaaaattttttcctaatgtccagtctgaacctcccctgttgcagtttaaagccattccctcttgttctattgctaattacctgtgagaagagaccagcaccaacctctctacaatgtcctttcaggtagttgtagagtgatgaggtctcccctcagccttctcctcctcaaactgaacagtcccagctccttcaatctctcctcataggatttattctccaggcccttcaccagcttccttgccctcctctgcattcgctccagcacctcgatatccctctcatattgaggtgcccaaaaccggacacaatactcaaggtgtggcctcaccagtgcagagtacggGGgtactatcacctccctacttctacACTACAGATGCATGTGAAATCCCTACACAGAGGTAGAGCACGCCAGCACAGACCCGCTGTCCCCACTGCTGTGACTGCCTTGGGACGTCCTGCTGCGGGGCAAGACACAGAGCACCTGCAGTCAGGTCACTCTCCTGACTCTGACTATATCCCAGTGAGTACAGGGACATGCCCCATGGCAGAATCACCTCTCCCCCAGCACATCTGCTCAAGACTCAGGGCTGTACAACTAAACCTGCTCTTTGTGGACACATCAAAGAATCAGGAGACACCCTGCTGGGTTTTGTGAACTGCCCTTTGGATGGGCCATCTAGGAGAACCTGCGAGCGTGCATTCATTCATCTCTTATAATGTCCCAGTTGAAGCTACCCAGAGAGCGGGCGCAGCTGGGCCAGTGAACCCCATCTCTTACCAGAGGGTGCTGCGGGGGCGGCGCTGCCTTCAGAGCACAGAGATCGTAGACCAGTGTCTCCCGGCAGACAGGGCACTGCACACCGACTTCCTGCGGGGAGGGAAGAGGTGATACCACACCCTGGCTGTGACCCAGGCACGCACTGCTGAATAACCCCCGCCTGGAAGTGGAACAGGGTGGCCTTCTTCACTCTTCTGCCAGGGCAGGGAAGCCCAGGGCAGGGAAGCCCAGGGCAGGTTCCAGTGGCATGAAAGCAGCCTAGTGTCTCAATGACTGCTATGGAAGGTGTCTCCACCACAAGGCATGCTGGGATTTGTGCTCCAGCAGCTGACCACTGTACAAACCACTTCTGTCAGCACGTATGGCTTCAGTCCTCCTTAGCCCAAGACCTGTTTTCTCCACTCCAAAGTGGAGCATGTCATCTTGGCAGCACCTCTTTGAAAGGGTTTTGCAGGAAGGAGCCTTTGACTTGTTTCACGCTCAGCTATGCTGTTTGCTCTACAGCTGACAACTGTATCAACACCTGCTCAGGCAGGTTTTATCACCCCAGAACACAGGTGATGATGTTTATCCTGCTGCAAAGACCTGCAGTTCAAGGACTAGGGAAGGAGCTCTTTTTTCTAACTCATGGGGTTCCAGAAGTCCGAAAATGCAACTCTCCTGCCCCCTCACACAGCAGGCGCTGACCCAGACATCCAATAAACCAACTGCTAAAGTACTGAAAACCCACAGGGTAATTATGTTTGGGAAGGGCCCTTGGAGATCACTTGGTCTAATCCTCACTCTGACTCTCAGTGCAGGCATGACACTGACGGTGCTGCTGGGTCAGGTTAGCCCTCACTCTGTGTCCTGAACAGGGCGGCAGAGACGTCATGAAGGCCCGTGCAGGGAACCACGGGAGGGAGCCCAGGGGCTGGTACCTGTTTGGGGGATGGCGCCAGGTGctgctctctctcctcctgctgcacAAGGATCTCCTTCTCCATGTGCTGGGCGTAGCGGGCCAGGCAGTGGGAGTGGAAGTAGTGGTAGCACTGGGTCTTTGTGAAGGCTTCTCTCTCCTGtagaggagaaagagcagcttTAAAGGGTTTCTGAGCTCAGGGTTGTGTGGCCTTCCCAGCTGAGGTGGGTTTTCACTCCCATGTCAGCACTGGCAGTGGGGAACTAGTGCTATTGCTGACAGAGCCACATAACATCTGATGGCCATCATCTCTACTTCCTCAGCTCTCACTGGGACACTGCTCTCTGTTCTGAGTGTGAGGAACACTCCTAATGTCAAGATGCACAGTTTTTGTGTCCGATTTCTCTGCACGTGTTCCTGTGTAAGCAGCAATCTTCCCACCTGATATGTTCTCCTTCCTAGGCAAGCACTGCCTCTCCTTGCAACCTGGAAAAGGCAAGTTCCCCTATCCCCACAGACCTCAGCACCTGCACGGATGTGTTCCAGTCCCTCCTGACCACCTGGGTGCTGAACTCCAGGTGAGGTGTGACCAACACAGGGACGCTGAGATGCACCAGCAACTATGCCCAGATCCTACCCACTCCCTTGGAGATGCTCTGGCATCACTCTCTGCCCTATGCCCTGTTTCTGTAGGTGGTTATCTTTAGGCTGACAGGGAGAGTAGTGCACATGGCCTTTGGAAGGTTCACACTCAGTAGGATCGCCTACAGACCCAagggagcagggggctgctgcagcacacccCAGGCCCAGGTCGATATCCCCAGCTTTGAGCCTCAGGCTCCCCATTCTCTTGCCTCACTTCCCAGCCAGCTGGTGGGGAAGGAGACACGTGCCTACCTGGAATCCATAGAGGCAGATCACACACTGGCCGTGAGGAATGTTGTTGTCGG is part of the Strix aluco isolate bStrAlu1 chromosome 6, bStrAlu1.hap1, whole genome shotgun sequence genome and harbors:
- the RNF25 gene encoding E3 ubiquitin-protein ligase RNF25 isoform X2 gives rise to the protein MAAAGEEAEATDWALPPEVEVLESIYLEELRVARGRGRWEPWEISITLHPATAQDQDSQYVCFTLVLSVPPQYPNKAPGISIRNPRGLSDEQIQKISQTLRSVAEARLGTEVLYELIEKGKEILTDNNIPHGQCVICLYGFQEREAFTKTQCYHYFHSHCLARYAQHMEKEILVQQEEREQHLAPSPKQEVGVQCPVCRETLVYDLCALKAAPPPQHPLPPAAVDPGQAAAASELPVSASAVDVPQPPSQASAPAPAGVPEAQAEPGRPERPPVPREQQSKRERHRGERPGPRGQGGQSCRGLQEPAEEACHPLHGSRAPRGFSRRPERRPGGRHSQEFPKPLSRSRAAALAERKELCPEDPSPVTEVVDLKEEHRDEERWTPEEGAEARGREKENLAFNRSDHRAAPSWQGHHRPWDCGRWERSRVQERGSYPRVPRGRGVFRPNGRQEAHLLEKESGS
- the RNF25 gene encoding E3 ubiquitin-protein ligase RNF25 isoform X1; translation: MAAAGEEAEATDWALPPEVEVLESIYLEELRVARGRGRWEPWEISITLHPATAQDQDSQYVCFTLVLSVPPQYPNKAPGISIRNPRGLSDEQIQKISQTLRSVAEARLGTEVLYELIEKGKEILTDNNIPHGQCVICLYGFQEREAFTKTQCYHYFHSHCLARYAQHMEKEILVQQEEREQHLAPSPKQEVGVQCPVCRETLVYDLCALKAAPPPQHPLEMYRPDAKTLQQQEELRLIFKRQQEKGGIIDPEAERNRYFISLQAPPAAVDPGQAAAASELPVSASAVDVPQPPSQASAPAPAGVPEAQAEPGRPERPPVPREQQSKRERHRGERPGPRGQGGQSCRGLQEPAEEACHPLHGSRAPRGFSRRPERRPGGRHSQEFPKPLSRSRAAALAERKELCPEDPSPVTEVVDLKEEHRDEERWTPEEGAEARGREKENLAFNRSDHRAAPSWQGHHRPWDCGRWERSRVQERGSYPRVPRGRGVFRPNGRQEAHLLEKESGS